One region of Pseudomonas alvandae genomic DNA includes:
- a CDS encoding aminotransferase class I/II-fold pyridoxal phosphate-dependent enzyme, with product MNQTALPPHRFSNYRKVISLADQDWQNADTGKAAGLNVHIESPNVLVDQHGRTFHHFCTTSYLGLDYHPALLDGAMTALWEAGTLRVANSKNRCKLEILDQYESQLSELFGASCLSALSCSAASSGILPLLASGALTGNRPPVMVFDKQAHYSMNHIKAACADETQVITCPHNDMDFLEDVCKRHANVTYVADSAYSMGGMADLDSLMCLKQRHGLFLYLDDSHALSAVGPSGIGLVRSRIQAVDERTLIVASLAKSFGASGGLAMFGSERHKTLVQRYGGPSNWSQSLNSAAIGAGMASIRLHRSPEFSSLQERLQANIRLFDSLIRTEQYASPMAIRLVHCGEAVLATRLAVELAELGYFTSAVFFPVVPQDKAAIRITLRADMTPEVIRSFCEQVIDLLLAHGRDTRP from the coding sequence ATGAACCAGACTGCGCTACCACCCCATCGCTTCAGCAACTATCGCAAGGTGATTTCCCTGGCGGACCAGGACTGGCAGAACGCCGACACCGGAAAAGCCGCCGGATTGAATGTGCACATCGAGAGCCCCAATGTGCTGGTCGACCAGCATGGTCGGACCTTCCACCACTTCTGTACGACATCCTACCTGGGCCTGGATTATCACCCCGCCTTGCTGGATGGAGCCATGACGGCGCTATGGGAAGCCGGAACCCTGCGCGTTGCCAACTCGAAAAATCGCTGCAAGCTGGAAATCCTCGACCAATACGAAAGCCAACTGTCGGAGTTGTTCGGCGCCAGTTGCCTCAGTGCATTGTCTTGCAGCGCAGCGAGCTCGGGAATACTGCCGTTGCTGGCCAGCGGTGCCTTGACCGGCAATCGACCACCGGTCATGGTCTTCGACAAGCAGGCCCATTACTCGATGAACCATATCAAGGCCGCCTGTGCGGATGAAACCCAGGTCATCACCTGCCCACACAACGACATGGACTTCCTCGAAGACGTGTGCAAACGCCACGCTAACGTGACCTACGTGGCGGACAGCGCCTACAGCATGGGCGGCATGGCGGACCTGGATAGCCTGATGTGTCTCAAGCAGCGCCATGGCCTGTTCCTTTATCTGGACGATTCCCATGCGTTGTCCGCCGTGGGGCCCTCCGGCATTGGCCTGGTGCGATCGCGAATCCAGGCGGTGGACGAACGCACCCTGATTGTCGCCTCGCTGGCCAAATCATTCGGTGCCAGCGGTGGACTGGCCATGTTTGGCAGTGAACGGCACAAGACCCTGGTGCAACGTTACGGCGGCCCAAGCAATTGGTCGCAAAGCCTGAATTCGGCCGCTATCGGCGCAGGCATGGCCTCGATCCGCTTGCACCGCAGTCCCGAATTCAGTTCGTTGCAGGAGCGTTTGCAAGCTAATATCCGGCTGTTCGACAGCCTTATCCGCACCGAACAGTACGCCAGCCCCATGGCGATTCGCCTGGTGCACTGCGGCGAGGCGGTCCTGGCCACGCGTCTCGCGGTTGAACTCGCCGAACTGGGGTATTTCACCTCAGCGGTCTTTTTCCCCGTGGTGCCACAAGACAAAGCCGCGATCCGGATCACCCTGCGTGCCGACATGACGCCTGAGGTGATCCGTTCGTTCTGCGAGCAGGTCATTGACCTGCTGTTGGCCCACGGGCGCGACACTCGCCCTTGA
- a CDS encoding TPM domain-containing protein — protein sequence MALLTEHEQHKVAEAIARVERDTDAELVTVLAARADDYAYIPLLWASLLALVVPGALQYLTGWLTLHSLLWVQWGSFIVLCLVFRMHGITTHLIPRSVRHWRASNLARRQFLEQNLHHTVGSTGMLIFVCEAERYVEILVDEGISKRLDNTHWDAIVAAFTQQVRQGQTLQGFVTCIEACGELLKEHVPVTHARNELPNRLVVLG from the coding sequence ATGGCATTACTGACTGAACACGAACAACACAAAGTGGCCGAGGCCATCGCCCGGGTCGAGCGCGACACCGACGCCGAGCTGGTCACGGTGCTTGCCGCCCGCGCCGATGACTACGCCTACATCCCGTTGCTATGGGCCAGCCTGCTGGCACTGGTGGTCCCCGGCGCCTTGCAGTACCTGACAGGTTGGCTGACCCTGCACAGTCTGCTGTGGGTGCAGTGGGGTAGTTTCATCGTGCTGTGCCTGGTGTTTCGCATGCATGGCATCACCACGCACCTGATCCCTCGCTCCGTACGCCACTGGCGGGCTTCCAACCTGGCGCGCCGGCAATTTCTCGAACAGAACTTGCACCACACCGTGGGCAGCACCGGCATGCTGATCTTCGTCTGCGAGGCCGAGCGCTATGTGGAGATTTTGGTGGACGAGGGCATTTCCAAGCGACTCGACAATACACATTGGGATGCGATTGTCGCGGCGTTCACCCAGCAGGTTCGCCAAGGCCAGACGTTGCAGGGTTTTGTGACGTGCATCGAGGCCTGCGGCGAATTGCTCAAGGAGCACGTACCGGTGACCCATGCGCGTAATGAACTGCCGAATCGGTTGGTGGTGTTGGGCTGA
- a CDS encoding DJ-1/PfpI family protein, with protein sequence MAAKKILMLVGDYVEDYEVMVPFQALQMIGHTVHAVCPDKTAGQTVRTAIHDFEGDQTYSEKPGHLFALNHDFAKVLAADYDALLVPGGRAPEYLRLNEEVLQLVRDFDLAGKPIAAVCHGAQLLAAAGILEGRECSAYPACAPEVRLAGGTFIDIPVTEGHVQGNLATAPAWPAHPNWLAGFLTLLGTAITL encoded by the coding sequence ATGGCCGCAAAGAAAATCCTCATGCTGGTCGGCGATTACGTCGAAGATTATGAAGTCATGGTGCCGTTCCAGGCGTTGCAGATGATCGGCCACACGGTGCATGCCGTGTGCCCGGATAAAACGGCTGGCCAGACCGTCCGCACCGCGATCCATGATTTCGAGGGCGACCAGACCTACAGCGAAAAACCGGGGCATTTGTTTGCCCTCAACCATGACTTCGCCAAGGTCCTGGCCGCCGATTACGATGCGCTGCTGGTGCCGGGCGGTCGCGCTCCGGAATACCTGCGCCTGAATGAAGAGGTCCTGCAACTGGTGCGTGATTTCGATCTGGCCGGCAAGCCGATCGCCGCGGTGTGCCACGGTGCGCAATTGCTCGCGGCGGCGGGCATCCTGGAAGGCCGCGAGTGCAGCGCCTATCCGGCGTGTGCCCCGGAGGTGCGCTTGGCCGGCGGGACTTTCATCGATATTCCGGTAACCGAAGGTCACGTCCAGGGCAACCTGGCCACGGCACCGGCCTGGCCGGCGCATCCGAACTGGTTGGCGGGGTTCCTGACGTTGCTGGGCACGGCGATTACCCTGTAG
- a CDS encoding class I SAM-dependent methyltransferase, with amino-acid sequence MSVTATPARPAPDHHAQFIALLQANLEQNAFIKLVLAKYVGDETDLQRLIIKQLTVKDQPCLSFVYRYKTRDITKNFPLAEGVDTIAALLPASFKNAHLLAITDEAQLEYSKKGKSSLFKSKPQQLREVPSTEHNREKNRFLDLSRPFLADLGVTNHKHELIPAMSRKWKQINKFIEVFSHALTSSPLALDKPVRVSDFGSGKGYLTFAIHDYLRNTLQAEGVVTGVELREDMVKLCNEAAARLEHPGLSFQHGDVRSVAPSAVDVMIALHACDIATDYAIHMGIRSGASIIMCSPCCHKQIRLQIQSPALLKPMLQYGLHLGQQAEMVTDSLRALFLEACGYETKVFEFISLDHTNKNKMILAVKRAEPADPAELLARIEELKAFYHITEHCLETLLRADGYLAAQH; translated from the coding sequence ATGTCCGTCACTGCAACTCCCGCCCGTCCCGCGCCGGATCACCACGCCCAGTTCATCGCGCTGCTGCAAGCCAATCTCGAGCAGAACGCGTTCATCAAGCTGGTGCTGGCCAAGTACGTCGGTGACGAAACCGATCTGCAGCGGCTGATCATCAAGCAGCTCACGGTCAAGGATCAGCCTTGCCTGTCCTTCGTCTATCGCTACAAGACCCGCGACATCACCAAGAATTTCCCGCTGGCCGAAGGCGTGGATACCATCGCCGCGCTGTTGCCGGCTTCGTTCAAGAACGCGCATCTGCTGGCGATCACCGACGAGGCGCAATTGGAGTACAGCAAGAAGGGCAAGAGCTCGCTGTTCAAGAGCAAGCCCCAGCAATTGCGGGAGGTGCCATCGACCGAGCACAACCGCGAGAAGAACCGCTTCCTCGACTTGAGCCGGCCATTCCTGGCTGACCTGGGCGTGACTAACCACAAGCACGAACTGATTCCGGCGATGTCGCGCAAATGGAAGCAGATCAACAAGTTCATCGAGGTCTTCAGCCATGCACTGACGTCTTCGCCGCTGGCCCTGGACAAGCCGGTGCGGGTCTCGGACTTCGGCTCGGGCAAGGGCTACCTGACCTTCGCCATCCACGATTACCTGCGCAACACCTTGCAGGCCGAAGGCGTGGTGACCGGGGTCGAGTTGCGCGAAGACATGGTCAAGCTGTGCAACGAAGCCGCCGCGCGGCTTGAGCACCCGGGCCTGAGCTTCCAGCATGGCGACGTGCGCAGCGTGGCGCCGAGCGCGGTGGATGTGATGATCGCCTTGCACGCCTGTGACATTGCCACCGACTACGCCATCCACATGGGCATCCGCTCGGGCGCCTCGATCATCATGTGCTCGCCGTGCTGCCACAAACAGATCCGCCTGCAGATCCAGAGCCCGGCGCTGCTCAAGCCGATGTTGCAGTACGGCTTGCACCTGGGCCAGCAGGCGGAAATGGTCACTGACAGCTTGCGGGCGTTGTTCCTCGAAGCCTGCGGCTACGAGACCAAGGTGTTCGAGTTCATTTCCCTGGACCACACCAACAAGAACAAGATGATCCTCGCAGTCAAGCGTGCCGAACCGGCGGATCCCGCCGAACTGCTCGCCAGGATCGAAGAACTCAAGGCGTTCTATCACATCACCGAGCACTGCCTCGAAACGCTGCTGCGAGCGGATGGCTACCTCGCCGCACAGCACTGA
- a CDS encoding TPM domain-containing protein, translating to MRVLKFGLVLLLWVFAITAQAELSFPALTGRVVDSAQLLDPSVRAQLDGQLKAHEQATGEQVVVVTLANLQGASIEDFGYQLGRHWGIGQKDKNNGALLIVARDDRKLRIEVGYGLEDRLTDAQSSVIINQVITPAFKTGNFNKGISDGVAAMLVVLGGSSLDEPAAAYNAGEQDERDFVERHPGLFIFLAMLFILTIFVCQVLGILPSGGGSGGSSYRSGGGGFGGSGGGGFSGGGGSFGGGGSSGGW from the coding sequence ATGCGAGTGTTGAAATTTGGCCTGGTGCTGTTGCTCTGGGTCTTTGCCATCACGGCCCAGGCCGAATTGAGCTTCCCGGCATTGACCGGGCGGGTGGTGGACTCCGCCCAACTGCTCGACCCGTCGGTCCGCGCGCAACTCGATGGGCAACTCAAGGCCCATGAACAGGCCACCGGCGAACAGGTGGTCGTCGTCACGCTGGCCAACCTCCAGGGCGCCAGCATCGAAGACTTCGGCTATCAATTGGGCCGCCACTGGGGCATCGGGCAGAAAGACAAAAACAACGGCGCGCTGCTGATCGTCGCCCGCGATGATCGTAAACTGCGCATCGAAGTGGGTTATGGCCTGGAGGATCGTCTGACTGATGCCCAGAGTTCGGTGATCATCAACCAGGTAATCACCCCGGCGTTCAAGACGGGCAATTTCAACAAGGGCATCAGTGACGGCGTGGCGGCGATGCTCGTGGTCCTGGGCGGCAGTTCCCTCGATGAACCGGCAGCCGCGTACAACGCGGGTGAGCAGGACGAGAGGGATTTCGTCGAGCGCCATCCGGGGCTGTTCATCTTCCTGGCGATGCTTTTCATCCTGACGATATTCGTCTGCCAAGTGCTCGGTATCCTGCCCAGCGGCGGCGGTTCCGGTGGTAGCAGTTACAGAAGCGGCGGTGGTGGCTTCGGTGGCAGCGGAGGCGGTGGCTTCAGCGGTGGTGGCGGCAGTTTCGGGGGCGGCGGTTCGTCGGGCGGCTGGTGA
- a CDS encoding LemA family protein: MNPRLNHRSGLQLLALMLFTTLLAGCGINNIPTLDEQAKAAWGQVQNQYQRRADLIPNLVETVKGYAQHEQETLTAVIEARAKATSIQVDASTLDNPEKLKQFQQAQDQLSGALSRLMVVSERYPDLKANQNFLALQSQLEGTENRIAVARRDFILAVQKYNTEIRTFPGRLWHSVMYSDLPIRETFEATSPNAEKAPEVKF; this comes from the coding sequence ATGAATCCACGACTGAACCACCGCAGCGGCCTGCAACTGCTGGCCCTGATGCTGTTCACCACACTGCTGGCCGGTTGCGGCATCAACAACATCCCGACGCTGGACGAACAGGCTAAGGCGGCCTGGGGCCAGGTGCAGAACCAGTACCAGCGCCGCGCCGACCTGATTCCCAACCTGGTGGAAACCGTCAAGGGTTATGCCCAGCATGAGCAGGAAACCCTGACGGCGGTGATCGAAGCGCGGGCCAAGGCCACTTCGATCCAGGTCGATGCCAGCACTCTGGACAATCCGGAAAAACTCAAGCAGTTCCAGCAAGCCCAGGATCAGTTGAGCGGCGCATTGAGCCGCTTGATGGTGGTGTCCGAGCGCTACCCGGACTTGAAGGCCAACCAGAACTTCCTGGCCTTGCAGTCGCAGCTCGAAGGCACCGAGAACCGCATCGCCGTGGCCCGTCGCGACTTCATCCTGGCGGTGCAGAAATACAACACCGAAATCCGCACCTTCCCCGGTCGCCTGTGGCACAGCGTGATGTACAGCGACTTGCCGATCCGCGAGACCTTCGAGGCCACCAGCCCGAATGCCGAAAAAGCGCCTGAAGTGAAGTTTTGA
- a CDS encoding MFS transporter has translation MNNRTTLIVTCATVFLAQLGMSIYLPAVPDIALDLKANAAQVSWGLSVYLIGMALPMLSWGSLSQRLGRKPVLLAALVLYGLGNLALPLGTSLEAFLTFRLIQGIGASGISVMARVLIRDTFSGGVLAKALSWISIAFVVALGIGQYLGSLIQLAFGWEAIFLGLGAVSLVMAAAVSRARFPILTEVNSGQSAWHVYGQIVRHRGFLLPALAGGLGYGVIIAFNTGAPLILQESFHWSAIEYGLLGWPISAAYLLGALAVNAFVLRTGQRRLMGWGIALVLGGSVTMLTGSIALGSVALLFWLPYCFAVFGQSLNYPISLSLANEGSPVAGAYAMALSGFLHQLMASAIGALASLLLSQQAWPLALLCTLLAMAAMLCVRFMPPRAT, from the coding sequence ATGAACAACCGCACAACCCTGATCGTCACCTGCGCCACCGTTTTCCTCGCACAACTGGGCATGAGCATCTACCTGCCGGCCGTGCCTGACATTGCCCTGGACCTCAAGGCCAATGCGGCCCAGGTGTCGTGGGGATTGTCGGTCTACCTGATCGGCATGGCGCTGCCCATGCTGTCATGGGGCAGCCTGAGCCAGCGGCTCGGGCGCAAACCCGTCTTGCTTGCGGCATTGGTCCTGTACGGCCTGGGCAACCTGGCCTTGCCGTTGGGCACGTCACTGGAAGCGTTCTTGACGTTCAGGTTGATCCAGGGCATCGGTGCCAGCGGTATTTCGGTGATGGCGCGGGTGTTGATCCGCGACACGTTCAGCGGCGGCGTGCTGGCCAAGGCGCTGTCGTGGATATCGATCGCCTTCGTGGTTGCCCTCGGCATCGGCCAGTACCTCGGTTCGTTGATCCAGCTCGCGTTCGGGTGGGAGGCGATTTTCCTGGGCTTGGGTGCGGTCAGCCTGGTGATGGCAGCGGCGGTGTCCAGGGCCCGGTTTCCGATATTGACCGAAGTAAACAGTGGGCAATCGGCGTGGCACGTGTACGGCCAAATCGTCAGGCATCGCGGTTTTCTGCTACCTGCACTGGCAGGTGGGCTGGGGTATGGCGTGATCATCGCCTTCAACACCGGTGCGCCGCTGATCCTGCAGGAAAGTTTCCATTGGTCCGCCATCGAATACGGCCTGTTGGGCTGGCCGATCAGCGCGGCGTACCTGCTCGGCGCGTTGGCGGTGAATGCATTCGTGCTACGCACCGGCCAGCGTCGACTGATGGGCTGGGGCATCGCGCTCGTGCTGGGCGGCAGCGTGACCATGCTGACGGGAAGCATTGCATTGGGCAGTGTTGCCCTGCTGTTCTGGCTCCCGTACTGCTTCGCGGTGTTCGGCCAGTCGTTGAACTACCCCATCAGCCTGTCATTGGCGAACGAGGGCTCGCCAGTCGCCGGCGCATACGCCATGGCACTGAGCGGTTTCCTGCACCAGTTGATGGCCTCCGCGATCGGCGCCTTGGCCAGCCTGTTGTTGAGTCAACAGGCCTGGCCATTGGCGCTGTTGTGCACGCTGTTGGCGATGGCGGCGATGTTGTGCGTCAGGTTCATGCCGCCTCGGGCCACTTAG
- the yiaY gene encoding L-threonine dehydrogenase: protein MSSTFFIPAVNIMGLGCLDEAMTAIRNYGFRKALIVTDAGLAKAGVASKVAELLALQDVDAVIYDGAKPNPSIANVELGLGLLKESRCDFIVSLGGGSPHDCAKGIALCATNGGQIRDYEGVDRSSKPQLPLIAINTTAGTASEMTRFCIITDETRHVKMAIVDRNVTPLMSVNDPALMVAMPKGLTAATGMDALTHAIEAYVSTAATPITDACALKAITLISNNLRLAVRDGNDLAARENMAYAQFLAGMAFNNASLGFVHAMAHQLGGFYDLPHGVCNAVLLPHVQSFNAAVCAVRLTDVAHAMGADIRGFSPEEGAQSAIAAIRSLAVDVDIPAGLRELGVRLNDVPVLAANALKDACGLTNPRAADQRQIEEIFRGAF, encoded by the coding sequence ATGAGCAGCACTTTTTTCATTCCCGCCGTGAACATCATGGGCCTGGGTTGCCTCGACGAGGCGATGACCGCCATCCGCAACTACGGCTTTCGCAAGGCACTGATCGTCACCGACGCGGGGTTGGCGAAGGCCGGCGTGGCCTCCAAGGTGGCCGAGTTGCTGGCATTACAGGATGTCGACGCCGTGATCTACGACGGTGCCAAGCCCAACCCGAGCATCGCCAACGTTGAACTCGGGCTCGGCTTGCTGAAGGAAAGCCGCTGCGATTTCATCGTGTCGCTGGGTGGTGGCTCTCCCCATGATTGCGCCAAGGGCATCGCGTTGTGCGCGACCAATGGCGGGCAGATCCGCGACTACGAAGGCGTCGACCGCTCCAGCAAGCCGCAACTGCCGCTGATCGCCATCAACACCACGGCCGGCACCGCCAGTGAAATGACCCGTTTCTGCATCATCACGGACGAGACGCGTCATGTGAAAATGGCCATCGTCGACCGCAACGTCACGCCGCTGATGTCGGTCAACGACCCAGCCCTGATGGTGGCGATGCCAAAAGGATTGACCGCCGCGACCGGCATGGATGCGCTGACCCATGCGATCGAGGCTTATGTCTCCACCGCCGCCACGCCCATCACCGACGCCTGCGCCCTCAAAGCGATTACCTTGATCAGCAACAACCTGCGCCTGGCCGTGCGTGACGGCAATGACTTGGCCGCACGGGAGAACATGGCTTACGCGCAGTTTCTGGCGGGGATGGCATTCAACAATGCTTCGCTGGGTTTCGTGCATGCGATGGCGCATCAGTTGGGCGGCTTCTATGACTTGCCCCATGGCGTGTGCAACGCCGTGTTGCTGCCCCATGTGCAGAGTTTCAATGCCGCGGTCTGTGCCGTCCGGCTGACGGACGTAGCCCATGCCATGGGGGCCGATATTCGTGGGTTCAGCCCTGAAGAAGGTGCGCAATCCGCCATCGCGGCGATTCGCAGCCTGGCCGTGGATGTGGACATTCCAGCGGGCTTGCGTGAGCTGGGCGTGCGCCTCAATGACGTGCCGGTACTCGCCGCCAACGCCTTGAAGGATGCCTGCGGCCTGACCAACCCGCGAGCGGCGGACCAGCGCCAGATCGAGGAAATTTTCCGCGGCGCGTTCTAA
- a CDS encoding DUF4917 family protein, with the protein MTDFQEYDARLEDWETLRADTAFSGLLVGNGASRAVWDDFGYDSLFENARTVEEKPLSPSELSVFDALQTRSFEQVLGALKTTSRVNKALAVSSAAPRNRYYAIKEALINAVHAMHIPWRLVQASTLQRLNQELGRYRTVFTTNYDLLSYWAIQHAPDTVTDLFLGADHSFDLSQANTDKPRLLYLHGGLHLVRNQDGTARKLTSTEGTLLGSFAINNTLKTLDDVPLFINEGPSQDKLKTIRSSDYLSFCYDQLLQHGDNLCLFGHALGEQDSHIVDALRQAAPRTLAISIYPRSQAFIQHQKRHYAKLFQGLDIELRFFDAKSHPLGDPKLAVPVEV; encoded by the coding sequence ATGACCGATTTCCAGGAATACGACGCCCGGCTCGAAGATTGGGAGACCTTGCGCGCCGACACGGCCTTCAGCGGCCTGTTGGTAGGCAACGGCGCCAGCCGCGCCGTGTGGGACGATTTCGGCTATGACTCGTTGTTCGAAAACGCCCGTACCGTCGAGGAAAAACCCCTCAGTCCGTCGGAGCTGAGCGTGTTCGATGCGCTGCAGACCCGCAGTTTCGAGCAGGTGCTGGGTGCGCTGAAAACCACCAGCCGGGTCAACAAGGCCCTGGCGGTGAGCTCCGCCGCGCCGCGCAATCGCTACTACGCGATCAAGGAAGCGTTGATCAACGCCGTGCACGCCATGCACATCCCCTGGCGGCTGGTGCAAGCGTCGACCCTGCAACGTCTCAACCAGGAACTGGGCCGCTACCGCACGGTGTTCACGACCAACTACGATTTGCTGAGCTACTGGGCGATCCAGCACGCTCCCGACACCGTCACCGACCTGTTCCTGGGAGCCGATCACAGCTTCGACCTGAGCCAGGCCAACACGGATAAACCACGCCTGCTGTACTTGCACGGTGGCTTGCACCTGGTGCGCAACCAGGACGGCACGGCACGCAAGCTCACCTCCACCGAGGGTACGTTGCTGGGCAGTTTCGCCATCAACAACACCCTCAAGACCCTCGATGATGTCCCACTGTTCATCAACGAAGGCCCGAGCCAGGACAAACTCAAGACCATCCGCAGCAGTGACTACTTGTCGTTCTGCTACGACCAGTTGCTGCAGCACGGCGACAACCTGTGCCTGTTCGGCCACGCCCTGGGCGAGCAGGACAGCCACATCGTTGATGCCCTGCGCCAGGCCGCGCCGAGAACCTTGGCCATCTCGATCTACCCGCGCAGCCAGGCTTTTATCCAGCACCAGAAACGGCATTACGCCAAGCTATTCCAAGGCCTGGACATTGAGCTGCGCTTCTTCGATGCCAAGAGTCATCCGCTGGGCGATCCGAAGCTGGCAGTGCCGGTTGAGGTGTAG